One genomic window of Chloroflexota bacterium includes the following:
- a CDS encoding DUF362 domain-containing protein produces the protein MSEMWNRREFVKRLLALSAIGAVLSANGCRSEQPAAPEAETLPSTPPPTAPAGAVDLAVAHGPDADPAELTRRAIAALGGIERFVKKGDDVIVKPNICTAAHTYEYAATTNPQVVGAIVALCVAAGAKRVRVMDAPFSGTPQQAYERSGIAQAVGEAGGVMEVMSPVKYKDTPIPQGKDIKSWPIYQEIFQADVVIDVPIAKHHSLAGLTLAIKNLMGVIIPNGRGRFHRNLHQRLADLATVVRPTLTIVDAVRILTAHGPTGGNLDDVKKMDTVIASSDIVAADAYATTLFGKKPSDIGYIVRAAEMGLGRMDLDALKIEKIAL, from the coding sequence ATGTCTGAGATGTGGAATCGGCGTGAGTTCGTGAAGCGATTGCTGGCGTTGTCCGCGATCGGGGCTGTGTTGAGCGCCAATGGATGCCGTTCAGAGCAGCCGGCTGCCCCGGAGGCGGAGACCTTGCCGTCCACTCCACCCCCGACCGCCCCGGCGGGTGCGGTGGACCTGGCCGTGGCGCATGGCCCGGATGCCGATCCGGCCGAGCTCACCCGGCGCGCCATCGCCGCACTGGGCGGGATCGAGCGGTTCGTGAAGAAGGGAGATGACGTCATCGTCAAGCCGAACATCTGCACCGCGGCGCATACCTACGAGTACGCGGCCACCACCAATCCCCAGGTCGTGGGAGCGATCGTGGCGTTGTGCGTGGCCGCGGGCGCCAAGCGGGTTCGGGTCATGGATGCCCCCTTCTCCGGGACGCCGCAGCAGGCCTACGAGCGATCCGGGATCGCGCAGGCGGTAGGCGAGGCCGGGGGCGTCATGGAGGTGATGAGCCCGGTCAAGTACAAGGATACCCCGATTCCCCAGGGCAAGGATATCAAGAGCTGGCCCATTTATCAGGAGATCTTTCAGGCGGACGTGGTCATCGATGTGCCCATCGCCAAGCATCACAGCCTGGCCGGGCTGACGCTGGCCATCAAGAACCTGATGGGTGTGATCATCCCCAACGGCCGTGGGCGCTTCCATCGCAATCTGCATCAGCGCTTGGCCGACCTGGCGACCGTCGTGCGGCCCACGCTGACCATCGTGGACGCGGTGCGGATCCTGACGGCTCATGGGCCGACCGGTGGCAACCTGGATGATGTGAAGAAGATGGACACGGTGATCGCCAGCAGTGATATCGTGGCGGCCGATGCCTACGCGACCACCCTGTTCGGCAAGAAGCCCTCGGACATCGGCTACATCGTGAGGGCAGCCGAGATGGGCCTGGGCCGGATGGACCTGGACGCCCTGAAGATCGAGAAGATCGCCCTTTGA
- a CDS encoding iron-containing alcohol dehydrogenase, whose translation MATYWTFHTAGETFFGPGAVQELKAQARRRGLKRVLVITDAPLVQAGPVDRVTDVLKAAGVAFEMFDEGEPEPPMHVILACAERIRAGDYDALVAVGGGSNTDLAKAAAVVARYGGHPRDYMGEDLVPGPIMPLIAVSTTAGTGSEVSSAAVLKDPDTGVKGAILSNLIRPAVALCDPELTLTCPPRLTAAAGMDALTHAIEAYINIDFHAKPAPPEGPALFQGKGPLTDVLALRAIELIGRNLERAVHHGDDLEARTAVHLGSLMAGMAFSNAGVGVVHAMEYPVAELAHRPHGEGNALLLPYVMEFNLPARPKAFAEIARAMGEDVEGLPEDQAAARAVEAVRRLERAVGVPMRLSEIGITAEQVDYIAERTFSLKRLMLINPRPVTLDDLKEIVRRAL comes from the coding sequence ATGGCGACTTATTGGACTTTCCACACGGCTGGGGAGACCTTCTTCGGTCCGGGAGCCGTTCAGGAGCTGAAGGCACAAGCCCGTCGGCGCGGGCTCAAGCGCGTCCTGGTGATCACCGACGCGCCGTTGGTCCAGGCGGGGCCGGTGGACCGGGTCACCGATGTCTTGAAGGCCGCGGGTGTGGCCTTCGAGATGTTCGACGAGGGTGAGCCAGAGCCGCCCATGCACGTCATTCTCGCCTGCGCGGAGCGAATTCGGGCTGGTGATTACGACGCGTTGGTGGCCGTGGGCGGTGGCAGCAACACGGACCTGGCGAAGGCGGCCGCGGTCGTTGCCCGATACGGCGGCCATCCCCGGGACTACATGGGCGAGGACCTGGTGCCCGGCCCTATCATGCCGCTGATCGCCGTCTCCACTACGGCGGGGACGGGATCGGAGGTCTCCTCGGCGGCCGTGCTCAAAGATCCGGATACGGGGGTCAAGGGGGCCATCCTCAGCAATCTGATACGCCCGGCTGTCGCCCTGTGCGATCCCGAGCTTACCCTGACCTGTCCGCCCCGGCTCACCGCCGCGGCGGGCATGGACGCGCTCACCCATGCGATCGAGGCCTATATCAACATCGATTTCCACGCCAAACCCGCGCCGCCGGAGGGGCCCGCCCTGTTCCAGGGCAAGGGCCCGCTGACCGACGTCCTGGCCCTGCGCGCCATCGAACTCATCGGCCGGAACCTGGAGCGCGCTGTGCATCACGGGGACGATCTGGAGGCGCGCACCGCCGTCCATCTGGGCAGCCTGATGGCCGGGATGGCCTTCTCCAACGCGGGCGTAGGGGTGGTGCACGCCATGGAGTATCCCGTGGCCGAGCTGGCGCATCGCCCTCATGGGGAGGGGAACGCGTTGCTCCTGCCGTACGTGATGGAATTCAACCTGCCAGCACGCCCCAAAGCGTTCGCGGAGATCGCCCGGGCCATGGGCGAGGACGTGGAGGGCCTGCCGGAGGATCAGGCGGCGGCTCGGGCGGTGGAGGCCGTGCGTCGCCTGGAGCGGGCTGTGGGTGTGCCCATGCGCCTTTCGGAGATCGGCATCACGGCCGAGCAGGTGGACTACATCGCCGAGAGGACCTTCAGCCTGAAGCGACTGATGCTCATCAACCCTCGGCCGGTGACGCTGGATGATCTGAAAGAGATCGTGCGTCGGGCGTTGTAA